A single Alosa sapidissima isolate fAloSap1 chromosome 17, fAloSap1.pri, whole genome shotgun sequence DNA region contains:
- the nktr gene encoding NK-tumor recognition protein isoform X5, protein MGVKERPQCYFDVEINREPVGRIVFQLFSDICPKTSKNFLCLCTGEKGTSKTTGKKLCYKGSTFHRIVKNFMIQGGDFTEGNGRGGESIYGGYFEDENFILKHDRAFLLSMANRGKDTNGSQFFITTKMAAHLDGVHVVFGLVISGFEVIKKIEGLKTDSASRPYADVRVIDCGQLITKSANDVLRGKRRRAALDSADSSLSSSESPYSYSSEESEVESRGKYRHHKRKKTSKSKHSMKRRRRGSKRRERHSENIPLDRRSPAEEQEVKEDGDREQNVRREKPVVRPEEIPPVPENRFLLRRDAPVQEENPNISEQENPLASTDHVKPAVTKSGRKIKGRGTMRYHTPPGIKSGSESEEERGSSETPPHWKEEMQRTKTYQAPSVEKWSKGDRWDDRSDSPWSRSRSKEQSPDHGSDHSSPHHHHRKDRKRSKRKKKKHKHSKRHKSSTHQPKGSSLSEGERSHSSGGRSKLSSHTERRSRSLSSSRHSVRRDWSGSERKGRLSGSSRDSRSFSRSKSRSYSRSYSRSHRKFRSSSRSRSWTRSRSRSVSRSRSRSRTRSPSLSRSRSRTRSRSRSTSRSRYRGRSKSRRRHVSRSPRKAKMTDSVKSKTVPLQATVPSIEPKAAPPSAPENVPVLPLSDSPPPSRWKPGQKPWKPSYVRIQEIKDKTTPPSTAQTGQFMNLALHKQLMSSGQTQPDNASGVDALGRRTTRSRSLHRRSRSPSSSSRSRSRSRSRGRSRSTIHSSGQYDSRSSSYSRSDSYDSPRQGSTTRKSSELGKKHHYSSLKTKHKDAQHKMPSGDQDIMAMSCRESGANIQKATIFNQNGSKGQKDVISATLSSSGRTHNPKPLLAEEPKGMSAWECSVDVPTMPFISETRSSGGWDSDSDADKPVLKQTMLNVKHVSDKEEGEATSESDGDHISPEKPRKPLEQVPHALTSPSLKSPVVKDRAEDQPVEEKHKSKKTKRKHKHKRRNSAKSGSHHSKTKAKRSKKKHQKLKETFHWQPPLEFGEEVEEDESVVQGRNTKQSRQSALRDPHKRSTIPQSKPRVLGNEDQVERGHSSSQENSSEVATPLSIKEDDDLMKRRRSKPSYHTSPAQHLVPDNSDGKNSVDYPKHDPQEETQDDQMDICTPDHQTVPEIITEPTGHIVVEMTQKLTKSISPLKNPVKSGSPLVERKHVIKPTSTVEYQRQNEEIQQLSSSQVADQMVDTKWKPLKGITALQAASVVSTVLKTHRSSQNSEAKTPGLRIEIKSKNRVRPGSLFDEVRKTARLNQRPRNQDSSSDERSLSEDADGQGSYSRSLSKSRSASRDRSHSRGRSRSYTHSRSRSRSSSYSSRSYSRSRSRRRYSRGRSRSRSSTYRSYRSHSRTYSRSHSRSRSYTPRRRSRSDSYDSYSSRSRSRSTSRRRRRGRSDSSDRHSRSYRSYSRTSSRRRSHSQSSRYS, encoded by the exons ATGGGGGTTAAAGAACGGCCCCAGTGCTACTTTGATGTGGAGATCAATCGGGAGCCAG TCGGACGTATTGTCTTTCAACTTTTCTCCGATATCTGTCCGAAGACAAGCAAAAACTTTCTCTGTTTGTGCACTG GTGAAAAAGGAACCAGTAAAACGACAGGGAAAAAGCTATGCTATAAAGGTTCCACTTTCCACCGTATAGTAAAGAACTTCATGATCCAGGGTGGAGACTTCACTGAGG gcaatggaagaggaggagagtctATATATGGTGGCTATTTTGAAG ATGAGAACTTTATTCTCAAACACGACAGAGCCTTCCTCTTGTCCATGGCCAACAGGGGCAAGGACACCAACGGCTCCCAGTTCTTCAT cactacaaagATGGCGGCACACCTGGATGG GGTCCATGTTGTCTTCGGGCTGGTGATCTCCGGCTTTGAGGTGATCAAGAAAATCGAGGGCCTGAAAACGGACTCTGCCAGCAGACCTTATGCTGACGTCAGAGTGATTGACTGTGGACAGCTGATCACCAAATCCGCAAACGACG TCCTCAGAGGCAAGAGGAGGCGAGCTGCACTGGACTCTGCTGATTCCTCGCTCAGCTCTTCAGAGTCTCCCTACAGTTACTCCTCCGAGGAATCAGAGGTCGAGTCCAGAGGAAAATATCGACACCACAAAAGGAAGAAGACCTCCAAGAGCAAACACtcaatgaagaggaggaggagagggtcgaaaagaagagagagacacagtgaAAACATACCTTTAGATAGAAGGAG CCCTGCTGAAGAGCAAGAGGTAAAGGAGGATGGAGACAGGGAGCAAAACGTGCGACGGGAGAAGCCTGTGGTTCGTCCAGAGGAGATCCCACCGGTTCCAGAGAACCGGTTCCTGCTGCGAAGGGATGCGCCTGTACAGGAGGAGAACCCAAACAT TTCTGAGCAAGAGAACCCTTTGGCTTCCACTGACCATGTGAAACCAGCTGTAACCAAATCTGGACGGAAGATCAAAGGCCGTGGAACAATG AGGTACCACACTCCGCCTGGTATAAAGTCTGGCTCTGAGTCCGAAGAAGAGCGGGGAAGCAGTGAGACCCCCCCACACTGGAAAGAGGAGATGCAGAGGACAAAGACGTACCAAGCTCCCAGTGTGGAGAAGTGGAGCAAAGGAGACAG ATGGGATGACCGAAGTGATAGCCCGTGGTCCAGGTCCAGATCAAAGGAACAGTCACCTGACCATGGGTCTGACCACTCAagcccacaccaccaccatagaAAGGACCGAAAAAGGTCCAAGCGCAAGAAAAAGAAGCACAAGCACTCAAAGAGACACAAGAGCTCAACACACCAGCCCAAAGGGTCCTCATTGTCGGAAGGAGAAAGGTCTCATTCTTCGGGGGGGAGGTCAAAGCTGTCTAGCCATACAGAGAGAAGATCTCGCTCTTTGTCATCTTCGAGACACTCCGTCAGAAGGGACTGGTCTGGATCTGAGAGAAAAGGTCGGTTATCTGGTTCTTCTCGAGATTCAAGATCTTTCTCCCGCTCTAAGAGCAGGTCCTATTCCCGGAGCTACTCTCGGTCACACAGGAAGTTCAGATCATCTTCAAGGTCAAGGAGCTGGACACGTTCCAGAAGCCGATCAGTGTCCAGATCAAGATCAAGGTCGAGGACAAGGTCACCTTCTCTGTCAAGGTCTAGGAGCAGAACTAGGTCTAGGTCCAGGTCTACCTCCAGATCCAGGTACAGGGGAAGGTCAAAGTCAAGAAGGCGGCATGTGTCCAGATCTCCTCGGAAAGCAAAGATGACTGACAGTGTCAAGTCCAAGACGGTTCCACTGCAGGCTACTGTTCCAAGCATAGAGCCCAAAGCTGCACCCCCATCAGCTCCTGAGAATGTACCAGTGCTTCCTCTCAGTGACAGCCCCCCTCCGTCTCGATGGAAACCAGGACAGAAGCCATGGAAACCATCATACGTTCGTATTCAAGAGATCAAAGATAAGACCACTCCTCCTTCGACTGCTCAAACTGGCCAATTTATGAACTTGGCCTTACATAAGCAGCTCATGTCCAGTGGTCAGACTCAGCCTGATAATGCAAGTGGTGTGGATGCCCTGGGACGGCGCACAACCAGGAGCCGGAGTCTTCATAGGCGCTCCCGCAGCCCTTCCTCAAGTAGCCGTTCTCGTAGCAGGTCCCGAAGCAGGGGCCGCTCCAGGTCAACGATTCACTCCTCTGGCCAGTACGACAGTCGTTCCTCATCGTACAGCAGATCCGATTCGTACGACTCTCCCAGGCAGGGAAGCACAACGAGGAAGTCCTCTGAGCTAGGAAAGAAACACCATTACAGTTCTCTAAAGACAAAGCACAAAGACGCACAGCACAAAATGCCTAGTGGTGACCAAGATATTATGGCCATGTCATGTAGAGAGAGTGGCGCTAATATCCAGAAAGCTACCATTTTCAATCAAAATGGGTCCAAAGGACAAAAAGATGTGATTAGTGCAACTCTCTCTAGCAGTGGTAGGACTCACAATCCAAAGCCATTACTAGCAGAAGAACCCAAAGGCATGTCTGCTTGGGAATGTTCTGTTGATGTTCCAACAATGCCTTTTATCAGCGAAACACGTTCATCTGGTGGCTGGGACTCTGATAGTGATGCAGACAAGCCAGTGCTGAAACAAACCATGCTTAATGTTAAACACGTTTCTGACAAAGAAGAAGGTGAGGCCACTTCTGAATCTGATGGGGACCACATTTCTCCTGAGAAACCTCGAAAGCCACTTGAACAAGTGCCCCATGCTTTAACTTCCCCTTCTTTGAAAAGCCCTGTAGTGAAAGATCGTGCTGAGGACCAACCTGTGGAGGAGAAGCACAAGTCTAAGAAAACAAAGCGAAAACACAAGCACAAGAGGAGGAACTCTGCCAAGTCAGGGAGCCATCATTCAAAAACTAAAGCAAAGCGGTCAAAGAAGAAACACCAAAAGCTGAAAGAGACTTTCCACTGGCAACCTCCCTTGGAGTttggggaggaggtggaggaagatgAGTCTGTTGTTCAAGGGAGGAACACCAAACAAAGCAGACAGAGTGCCTTGAGAGATCCTCACAAAAGAAGCACCATCCCACAATCAAAGCCCAGGGTTTTGGGAAATGAGGATCAAGTGGAAAGAGGCCACTCTTCATCTCAAGAAAATTCCTCAGAGGTTGCAACACCTTTATCAATTAAAGAAGATGATGATCTGATGAAAAGGAGACGGTCAAAGCCAAGTTACCACACAAGTCCAGCACAACACCTGGTCCCTGATAACAGTGATGGCAAAAACAGTGTTGATTATCCTAAGCATGATCCTCAAGAAGAAACCCAAGATGATCAAATGGACATTTGCACCCCAGATCACCAGACCGTTCCAGAGATCATCACAGAGCCAACAGGGCATATAGTTGTCGAGATGACACAGAAGCTGACCAAAAGTATATCACCTTTAAAGAATCCTGTAAAGAGCGGAAGTCCACTTGTAGAAAGGAAGCATGTGATTAAGCCTACCTCAACAGTGGAGTATCAAAGACAAAATGAGGAAATCCAACAATTATCAAGCAGCCAAGTAGCAGACCAGATGGTTGATACCAAGTGGAAACCCTTGAAAGGAATCACTGCCCTACAAGCTGCAAGTGTTGTGTCTACTGTTCTGAAAACCCACAGATCCTCTCAGAACTCAGAAGCTAAAACTCCTGGTCTCAGGATCGAGATCAAGAGCAAGAACCGAGTACGGCCAGGTTCCCTCTTTGATGAGGTCCGGAAGACGGCCCGTCTGAACCAGAGGCCCAGGAACCAGGACAGCTCCAGCGATGAAAGATCCTTATCAGAAGATGCTGATGGCCAAGGGTCTTACAGCAGGTCACTCTCAAAATCCCGCTCTGCCTCAAGGGACCGGTCTCACTCCAGAGGGCGCTCTCGCTCCTACACTCATTCACGAAGCAGGTCCAGGAGCTCAAGCTATTCTTCCAG GAGCTATAGCAGAAGTCGTAGCAGAAGGCGATACAGTAGGGGACGTTCTCGATCCAGGAGCAGCACTTACAGGAGTTATCGCAGTCACAG CCGAACCTATAGTAGGAGTCATTCCAGAAGTCGCTCGTACACTCCACGCAGAAGGTCCAG GTCTGATTCTTACGACAGCTACTCCAGCCGCAGCAGGAGTCGCAGCACAAGCAGAAGACGACGTCGAGGAAGGAGTGACAGCTCAGATCGCCATTCTAG GTCGTATCGCTCATACAGTCGGACCTCTTCAAGACGCAGGAGCCACAGTCAGAGCAGTCGATACAGCTAA
- the nktr gene encoding NK-tumor recognition protein isoform X4, whose amino-acid sequence MGVKERPQCYFDVEINREPVGRIVFQLFSDICPKTSKNFLCLCTGEKGTSKTTGKKLCYKGSTFHRIVKNFMIQGGDFTEGNGRGGESIYGGYFEDENFILKHDRAFLLSMANRGKDTNGSQFFITTKMAAHLDGVHVVFGLVISGFEVIKKIEGLKTDSASRPYADVRVIDCGQLITKSANDVLRGKRRRAALDSADSSLSSSESPYSYSSEESEVESRGKYRHHKRKKTSKSKHSMKRRRRGSKRRERHSENIPLDRRSPAEEQEVKEDGDREQNVRREKPVVRPEEIPPVPENRFLLRRDAPVQEENPNMSVPDSHSPRENLSSEQENPLASTDHVKPAVTKSGRKIKGRGTMRYHTPPGIKSGSESEEERGSSETPPHWKEEMQRTKTYQAPSVEKWSKGDRWDDRSDSPWSRSRSKEQSPDHGSDHSSPHHHHRKDRKRSKRKKKKHKHSKRHKSSTHQPKGSSLSEGERSHSSGGRSKLSSHTERRSRSLSSSRHSVRRDWSGSERKGRLSGSSRDSRSFSRSKSRSYSRSYSRSHRKFRSSSRSRSWTRSRSRSVSRSRSRSRTRSPSLSRSRSRTRSRSRSTSRSRYRGRSKSRRRHVSRSPRKAKMTDSVKSKTVPLQATVPSIEPKAAPPSAPENVPVLPLSDSPPPSRWKPGQKPWKPSYVRIQEIKDKTTPPSTAQTGQFMNLALHKQLMSSGQTQPDNASGVDALGRRTTRSRSLHRRSRSPSSSSRSRSRSRSRGRSRSTIHSSGQYDSRSSSYSRSDSYDSPRQGSTTRKSSELGKKHHYSSLKTKHKDAQHKMPSGDQDIMAMSCRESGANIQKATIFNQNGSKGQKDVISATLSSSGRTHNPKPLLAEEPKGMSAWECSVDVPTMPFISETRSSGGWDSDSDADKPVLKQTMLNVKHVSDKEEGEATSESDGDHISPEKPRKPLEQVPHALTSPSLKSPVVKDRAEDQPVEEKHKSKKTKRKHKHKRRNSAKSGSHHSKTKAKRSKKKHQKLKETFHWQPPLEFGEEVEEDESVVQGRNTKQSRQSALRDPHKRSTIPQSKPRVLGNEDQVERGHSSSQENSSEVATPLSIKEDDDLMKRRRSKPSYHTSPAQHLVPDNSDGKNSVDYPKHDPQEETQDDQMDICTPDHQTVPEIITEPTGHIVVEMTQKLTKSISPLKNPVKSGSPLVERKHVIKPTSTVEYQRQNEEIQQLSSSQVADQMVDTKWKPLKGITALQAASVVSTVLKTHRSSQNSEAKTPGLRIEIKSKNRVRPGSLFDEVRKTARLNQRPRNQDSSSDERSLSEDADGQGSYSRSLSKSRSASRDRSHSRGRSRSYTHSRSRSRSSSYSSRSYSRSRSRRRYSRGRSRSRSSTYRSYRSHSRTYSRSHSRSRSYTPRRRSSYSSRSRSRSTSRRRRRGRSDSSDRHSSRTSSRRRSHSQSSRYS is encoded by the exons ATGGGGGTTAAAGAACGGCCCCAGTGCTACTTTGATGTGGAGATCAATCGGGAGCCAG TCGGACGTATTGTCTTTCAACTTTTCTCCGATATCTGTCCGAAGACAAGCAAAAACTTTCTCTGTTTGTGCACTG GTGAAAAAGGAACCAGTAAAACGACAGGGAAAAAGCTATGCTATAAAGGTTCCACTTTCCACCGTATAGTAAAGAACTTCATGATCCAGGGTGGAGACTTCACTGAGG gcaatggaagaggaggagagtctATATATGGTGGCTATTTTGAAG ATGAGAACTTTATTCTCAAACACGACAGAGCCTTCCTCTTGTCCATGGCCAACAGGGGCAAGGACACCAACGGCTCCCAGTTCTTCAT cactacaaagATGGCGGCACACCTGGATGG GGTCCATGTTGTCTTCGGGCTGGTGATCTCCGGCTTTGAGGTGATCAAGAAAATCGAGGGCCTGAAAACGGACTCTGCCAGCAGACCTTATGCTGACGTCAGAGTGATTGACTGTGGACAGCTGATCACCAAATCCGCAAACGACG TCCTCAGAGGCAAGAGGAGGCGAGCTGCACTGGACTCTGCTGATTCCTCGCTCAGCTCTTCAGAGTCTCCCTACAGTTACTCCTCCGAGGAATCAGAGGTCGAGTCCAGAGGAAAATATCGACACCACAAAAGGAAGAAGACCTCCAAGAGCAAACACtcaatgaagaggaggaggagagggtcgaaaagaagagagagacacagtgaAAACATACCTTTAGATAGAAGGAG CCCTGCTGAAGAGCAAGAGGTAAAGGAGGATGGAGACAGGGAGCAAAACGTGCGACGGGAGAAGCCTGTGGTTCGTCCAGAGGAGATCCCACCGGTTCCAGAGAACCGGTTCCTGCTGCGAAGGGATGCGCCTGTACAGGAGGAGAACCCAAACATGTCAGTCCCCGACTCACACTCACCCAGGGAGAACCTAAG TTCTGAGCAAGAGAACCCTTTGGCTTCCACTGACCATGTGAAACCAGCTGTAACCAAATCTGGACGGAAGATCAAAGGCCGTGGAACAATG AGGTACCACACTCCGCCTGGTATAAAGTCTGGCTCTGAGTCCGAAGAAGAGCGGGGAAGCAGTGAGACCCCCCCACACTGGAAAGAGGAGATGCAGAGGACAAAGACGTACCAAGCTCCCAGTGTGGAGAAGTGGAGCAAAGGAGACAG ATGGGATGACCGAAGTGATAGCCCGTGGTCCAGGTCCAGATCAAAGGAACAGTCACCTGACCATGGGTCTGACCACTCAagcccacaccaccaccatagaAAGGACCGAAAAAGGTCCAAGCGCAAGAAAAAGAAGCACAAGCACTCAAAGAGACACAAGAGCTCAACACACCAGCCCAAAGGGTCCTCATTGTCGGAAGGAGAAAGGTCTCATTCTTCGGGGGGGAGGTCAAAGCTGTCTAGCCATACAGAGAGAAGATCTCGCTCTTTGTCATCTTCGAGACACTCCGTCAGAAGGGACTGGTCTGGATCTGAGAGAAAAGGTCGGTTATCTGGTTCTTCTCGAGATTCAAGATCTTTCTCCCGCTCTAAGAGCAGGTCCTATTCCCGGAGCTACTCTCGGTCACACAGGAAGTTCAGATCATCTTCAAGGTCAAGGAGCTGGACACGTTCCAGAAGCCGATCAGTGTCCAGATCAAGATCAAGGTCGAGGACAAGGTCACCTTCTCTGTCAAGGTCTAGGAGCAGAACTAGGTCTAGGTCCAGGTCTACCTCCAGATCCAGGTACAGGGGAAGGTCAAAGTCAAGAAGGCGGCATGTGTCCAGATCTCCTCGGAAAGCAAAGATGACTGACAGTGTCAAGTCCAAGACGGTTCCACTGCAGGCTACTGTTCCAAGCATAGAGCCCAAAGCTGCACCCCCATCAGCTCCTGAGAATGTACCAGTGCTTCCTCTCAGTGACAGCCCCCCTCCGTCTCGATGGAAACCAGGACAGAAGCCATGGAAACCATCATACGTTCGTATTCAAGAGATCAAAGATAAGACCACTCCTCCTTCGACTGCTCAAACTGGCCAATTTATGAACTTGGCCTTACATAAGCAGCTCATGTCCAGTGGTCAGACTCAGCCTGATAATGCAAGTGGTGTGGATGCCCTGGGACGGCGCACAACCAGGAGCCGGAGTCTTCATAGGCGCTCCCGCAGCCCTTCCTCAAGTAGCCGTTCTCGTAGCAGGTCCCGAAGCAGGGGCCGCTCCAGGTCAACGATTCACTCCTCTGGCCAGTACGACAGTCGTTCCTCATCGTACAGCAGATCCGATTCGTACGACTCTCCCAGGCAGGGAAGCACAACGAGGAAGTCCTCTGAGCTAGGAAAGAAACACCATTACAGTTCTCTAAAGACAAAGCACAAAGACGCACAGCACAAAATGCCTAGTGGTGACCAAGATATTATGGCCATGTCATGTAGAGAGAGTGGCGCTAATATCCAGAAAGCTACCATTTTCAATCAAAATGGGTCCAAAGGACAAAAAGATGTGATTAGTGCAACTCTCTCTAGCAGTGGTAGGACTCACAATCCAAAGCCATTACTAGCAGAAGAACCCAAAGGCATGTCTGCTTGGGAATGTTCTGTTGATGTTCCAACAATGCCTTTTATCAGCGAAACACGTTCATCTGGTGGCTGGGACTCTGATAGTGATGCAGACAAGCCAGTGCTGAAACAAACCATGCTTAATGTTAAACACGTTTCTGACAAAGAAGAAGGTGAGGCCACTTCTGAATCTGATGGGGACCACATTTCTCCTGAGAAACCTCGAAAGCCACTTGAACAAGTGCCCCATGCTTTAACTTCCCCTTCTTTGAAAAGCCCTGTAGTGAAAGATCGTGCTGAGGACCAACCTGTGGAGGAGAAGCACAAGTCTAAGAAAACAAAGCGAAAACACAAGCACAAGAGGAGGAACTCTGCCAAGTCAGGGAGCCATCATTCAAAAACTAAAGCAAAGCGGTCAAAGAAGAAACACCAAAAGCTGAAAGAGACTTTCCACTGGCAACCTCCCTTGGAGTttggggaggaggtggaggaagatgAGTCTGTTGTTCAAGGGAGGAACACCAAACAAAGCAGACAGAGTGCCTTGAGAGATCCTCACAAAAGAAGCACCATCCCACAATCAAAGCCCAGGGTTTTGGGAAATGAGGATCAAGTGGAAAGAGGCCACTCTTCATCTCAAGAAAATTCCTCAGAGGTTGCAACACCTTTATCAATTAAAGAAGATGATGATCTGATGAAAAGGAGACGGTCAAAGCCAAGTTACCACACAAGTCCAGCACAACACCTGGTCCCTGATAACAGTGATGGCAAAAACAGTGTTGATTATCCTAAGCATGATCCTCAAGAAGAAACCCAAGATGATCAAATGGACATTTGCACCCCAGATCACCAGACCGTTCCAGAGATCATCACAGAGCCAACAGGGCATATAGTTGTCGAGATGACACAGAAGCTGACCAAAAGTATATCACCTTTAAAGAATCCTGTAAAGAGCGGAAGTCCACTTGTAGAAAGGAAGCATGTGATTAAGCCTACCTCAACAGTGGAGTATCAAAGACAAAATGAGGAAATCCAACAATTATCAAGCAGCCAAGTAGCAGACCAGATGGTTGATACCAAGTGGAAACCCTTGAAAGGAATCACTGCCCTACAAGCTGCAAGTGTTGTGTCTACTGTTCTGAAAACCCACAGATCCTCTCAGAACTCAGAAGCTAAAACTCCTGGTCTCAGGATCGAGATCAAGAGCAAGAACCGAGTACGGCCAGGTTCCCTCTTTGATGAGGTCCGGAAGACGGCCCGTCTGAACCAGAGGCCCAGGAACCAGGACAGCTCCAGCGATGAAAGATCCTTATCAGAAGATGCTGATGGCCAAGGGTCTTACAGCAGGTCACTCTCAAAATCCCGCTCTGCCTCAAGGGACCGGTCTCACTCCAGAGGGCGCTCTCGCTCCTACACTCATTCACGAAGCAGGTCCAGGAGCTCAAGCTATTCTTCCAG GAGCTATAGCAGAAGTCGTAGCAGAAGGCGATACAGTAGGGGACGTTCTCGATCCAGGAGCAGCACTTACAGGAGTTATCGCAGTCACAG CCGAACCTATAGTAGGAGTCATTCCAGAAGTCGCTCGTACACTCCACGCAGAAGGTCCAG CTACTCCAGCCGCAGCAGGAGTCGCAGCACAAGCAGAAGACGACGTCGAGGAAGGAGTGACAGCTCAGATCGCCATTCTAG TCGGACCTCTTCAAGACGCAGGAGCCACAGTCAGAGCAGTCGATACAGCTAA